The DNA segment ATCTGTGTAGTAGAAACCAACATACTGTATTAATCAGGTTTAAAATGTTCATAACATTATTAATATgataatgattattattattataacatattagaaaataaaataagaagcaATGCATATCTTTAAATAAGAAATGTTTCATCATGGCTTAATTTATCATACATTATGTATGACATAATTTATTGTATCCTCTCCTTCAACATTTATAGATTATATTATtccaattttataaatcaataatttttgaATATTAGTAAAATTAGTCCAAGAATACTTCtctaattagtttattttgttttataaaatttactataAATTTACTTATTTCCTCTAATTTGGTGGGATCCACATGACATTAACAGaaatttagtaattaattgCAATGGGATGGGAAAAGATGGAAGTGTTGGTGGTTGATAGCACTGCTTGATAACCATATTTTGTATCCTACTTCGCACATACAGAACGTAGTGGTGACAGGGGGGAAATTGATGAGgtgtaaagaaaagaaagtgagaGGATAGCGTAGAAGAGTGGGGAGAAGCACAGGGGAAGAAAACCGTTGGCCTCAACTTCACCAAAGTCCACGTGTCTCGATGGAGCAGAGCAGCCACGACCATAGTCGCAAGTGAGTTAGTGAGTGGGAGAAAAAGGcaaaatgaagataaaaatattaaaaaaaaaaagaaaaaaaacagaagCACAGAAGCAGGGTCAACGTTTGTATGTGGTGTTTGCATTAAACCCAATTGCACAGTTTTCTCTTTCACTCTATTTTCAACAACTAAAACCCTATTCttctattcttcttcttcttcttcttcttcttcttcttcttcttccattctcaTCACTATCACTACGATGCCTCCTTCTCAGCCACCCCATTGGGCCCCATCTCCATCTCCGTCTGCATCTCCGTCTGCATCTCCGACCCCAACGCCCACACCAATACTCAACAAATCATTCCTACCACCGCCGTCCAACACGCCGGCGGTTGACTTCAGTCCCCCTCTCATAGCAATGGTCGTTGTAGTCGCCGCTGCCTTTCTCGTCGTAACCTATTCTCGTCTCATCGCGCGCCACCTCAGGCCGCCCATCCACCGCCTCCTACACCGCTTCCGGCGGCGGCGATTCCCCCCTTCTTCCGTTGGCGACCTCGAGTCCTTACCCTACGAGTCTCCCTTTGACGGCCCCCGCGTGTTCTCTCCCTACGGTTTAGACGAAACGGTGATTAAAACGATACCGTTTTCGCTATACACCGCGAAATACGACGCTCGTTTCGAAGAGTCTCGCAACGACTGCGCCGTTTGCTTGCTGGAATTCGAAGACGAAGACTACGTGAGAACGCTTCCCGTTTGTTCACACACGTTCCACGTGGACTGCATCGACGCGTGGCTTCGCTCGCACGCTAACTGCCCTCTCTGCCGCGCAGGTGTCCTCTGCGCCGATTCGCCTTTCACTCCTATGATGGCCGCAAGAATCCGACCGAGCCTCGACGACGATACAATTCTTCACCGCATCAGTTTAGACCCTCTCATCGACCCCCCACCTCCTGTGGCAATATCGTCCGTGCCGGAGATAACACCCTGCATCGACGAGCAATCTCCCAGGAGGAACCAGAACCACGCGAACGTCAACTCAGAAGATTGTTTTAGGGATTTTCTTCTGAAGAGATCTTATTCGTTTGGGTTTGAACGGAGTGTCGCGTCGGAGAGGATGGTGATGGAAGCCACCACTGCGTCGCCATGGCGATACCGAAGAGGGAGTAATAGTTTCTGGAGCAAGAGGCCTTCGCCGTTTGGTTCTTTGGGAAAACCAAGGGTGTTTTCGTTTCGGTATTACAGAGGGATGAAATCACCGTTCTTCAGGCGGAGGGGATTCTTCCCGCTGTCGGAGTCCAGCGTGAGGTATGGCGGCGGCGGGAGCTCGTCGCGGCGGAGCAAGTCGATTGCAAGCCCAATGTTTCTTCGGTCGTCGGGTCTGGCAGCGGCGGCGTTCTCGTCGAGCCGGCTGAGGTGCGGGGACCCCGAGGCGCTGCTGTCGCCCGAGAGATTTAACCGGAGATGATGGAAggaaggtaaaaaaaaaaggtgggaGATTTTGTCGAGAAGTGAAAAAGGGCGGCAAGAGGACACGTGGCGGCGGATGATTGGTGGATGGGGGATGAAAGTTTGATCGGAGATGGGTGGAGAGTGGCGGTGTGGGTCAGGTCAAGGAGGAATTAAATGGAGGTGGTCGCATGCGGTTTAATTTAATGAGACGGTCTGGCAATTTGTAGAGAGTCATTAATGGATTGTAGGAAGAGCATTTAATGGGAGAGAGAGAAGTAAGACATTTGATGGTGATaagggagaagaagaaagagtggTTTTCTCTCTccctatatttatatatctattattctcTGTGCCTATGCTGAGACAGTGTGGTGGGGAGAGAGAGGAAGGTCATAAATGAGCAGAGGATTGGATGGAGGTTGGAGAATGGCACGCAGTAGTGTTAATACTATTACTACTACTACTTCTACTACTTCTACTACTTCTACTGATTTATTACCAGCTCAATGCcttgtctttcttcttcatgCACTTTCTTTTATGGCACCGACTGAATCCCCCATGTGAATCCATTGAAGATGCAAAACACACATTAATATGAGTTATGGTGTGACCTAGCTCACTCTGTATAGGTTTATGCCCACAGAAGCAAGGCATTTATTGTCGCATTGGGTATGCTGACAAGCAACATTGCTTCATTCGTTTTAGTTTTAGTGCGTGACTCTGCTGTGAATTCTTTCATCGTCAGATAATTAATGCCATTTATAAGATTTTGAATTTGGAATCTTTTCTGATCAATGCgctttcaacttttttatttttcaactcaTATGGCCGAAAACAAATACCCTGCTGTAAATCTTGTCTTTCTACCAAAACAACAAACACTTTTTACTGCCTTAAACACCCTCCTAATCTATATATGTAAATCATGTGCTGTAAATTTCTCTCTGTCTACCagatttttcatcattttctgcATTTTAGGAACCAACACTGCTAGTAGCATTCTTTTTCGTGTCTTTTCCTTTCACCCATAATTAGCAATACTTGTTAACCTCTGTAGCTATCAAGAACAGACAACACAGTTACTGTTAACTTCACAATCTGTCTTGAAGCCCAAACCAACTCTTCTGTGAGCTGAAACTGTACAATCCGGCCCAGTAGATTTCAAGTTGGTCCAATCACCAACAGCATCCGTGGCCCCGAAAAGGATATGTAATTCATCTGAGACATGCATTCACACCAAGTTAAAAGGTTATATTATCAGAATTCTGTAATATATGTCTTTAGTGGTCACATGCACTATTAATGTTGCAGAAAACATTAAAGCTGGCGCAACAAGTTAGGTGTGGATTTTATTCTGCATAATTTAGATCAACTCAAATATTCAATTGTTTTATACCGACTCAGCCTAATCTGCATTAATCTGTTTTTAGTATGAGCAAAAATGTTTGTACTGTTATATAGTATTGGAAAGTTTGACAATTGACATAGATGTTTGATAAAGGGTCCACAACATCATGTGCTTGGCAATAATGAATATACTATCAAGTTAAAAGCATAGGTTTAGATTTCAAGAAAATGCATGCATTCCTATCCAATCTACGTGAAGGTAGGCCCATGTCCACTTTCTCACAATCTCAATTTCAGAGACAACTATATCTTCTGATTATTGAAATTTAAGGTTATTATCTCAAATTCAATTCTTATCATCAcagattttttctttatatttaatgtttaataataaaagtaaattttatagaattgattcattttatatgttatgttttaataataataataataattaaagtaataactaataattgtgtatatattaatttaaattacttttaaatactttttataataattagacGTAGTATAATGTGTTaagtttgaaataaataaataaataattttgtgtaAAAAGAGTGTATTATCTATAATAgatgattaaacttttttttccaataaatgatttaatttttcaaataagaaataacacATAAGAATGCATAGTGTAACGTTAAAAACAACTTAGCTATATTCCTTGTTTATACTATATTCTTTCGCTTCGATGTATTTCAAAcgcaattataatttataattggtaaaaatgaatGTAGGATTACAAAATAATGCGTAATGAACTTGTTTTTATCAGTCTAAACTATTTAGTTAAAATTGGGTTGATTATTTTGGTCATCAcgtttctataaaataaattatattttcaaaattgtaattttatataatttgtaatgaAAATGTTTCTAATTTTGAAATAGGACAGATGAAATCAATAGTACCTTGTGAATGgattttataacattatatttttactttatgattatatttcttttatttgacaACATTTCATGTTTTTAGATAGAGTTAATTTGGGAATATCCAGTcccatttcaatttttttgaatttaactatattatattgcTTAATGCAAATTtagtgttgaatttaatttatggtgaggaaaaaaataactaatctTAATTATTCAATAGTTatacacttttataatttaagaaaactattaaaattaaatttaattatacttaaaaaaaataaaagtgaaaaaatgcataactaaaaataaaaaatataattaatattctttaaatacaaggatatggaaatttttattttgaaataacttttaataattattaaagtttcACTGGgcacattataaaaaaaaaatcataaaacagttagtatatattattcattcattacatatataaatatataaagaatttttttacatatatagaTTAACTTTTActaattaagtaataaaatttcaattattttgtttctaagTACCATTTCAATTATTGAAAAGTTTACAAAGTGATCGAAACCCTAAATTTAGAGAAAGTTGTAAAATTTTGATGTAATTTACTCATACATAGTATAGACAAAGTATCAATACTGTGTTTTTTTAGCAAATTCTCTTAATCAGCAACTCACCAAGCACTAAGCAGTGTTACGTAATTATGTTAAAAACGCTGCATCAAAATCCACTAATTAAGTATTCTTCTACTTTTGGTTTTCTTGACAAAAACTGATAGCAGAAGAAAATTGTAAAGTTGTGTAAATGAGAGATAAAGGAAAGGCATGAGCTTTGCACCAAACATTGACGGCCAAAATAAATGCAGAAGAAAACACTAAACCCCAGTTTCTTTAAAATGTAATGTTGGAATTTATTGCTTCAGCCTTAAGCTCAACTAACCCTTTCATGGCCATGATCTGTTGTTAAATTCATCTACCATTTTCTCATACCATTCTTCAGAGGCTTTTGGAGAAGAAAACAGCACCATTTTTTAGCAAGTATATCTTCTGTGCATAATAATGGCTGAGGTGTACACTGTGAAGGTGGAGGAGGCAAGATTGGAAACTGATGAAAAACCTTCAGCAGGTCCTGTCTACAGGTGCATATATGCCAGAGATGGTTTGATGGAACTGCCTTCTCATTTTGAATCTCCATCGGACTTCTTCAGGtcactttcactttctttttcaacttttcctTTCTATAAACCAAAGGGTTGTCAAAGTTACAAAATTTATGCATAAAGTTTGTGTTTTGATGAAAATTATTGTTTCCAAGATTCAGCTGAAGCTATGTTCTTcagctcaaaaaataaaaaataaaagttgagagctttaaattttaaaatggcCCATGCAGGTCTCGAACCTGCGACCTTCGCGTTATTAGCACGACGCTCTAACCAACTGAGCTAATAGGCCAGATgataaattacttataatttacTGTATTGATCTATTACAAAATAGTGTACACTGCTGAGAATTTCACAAGTGGTAGTGAGTTGTATTTGTGGTGGGGTTTGAAGATTGATTCTTAGTTTCGATGGATTCTTGTGCAGGGACACGACCAAGAGGTGCCCCAGCAACCCTATGCTGGGTCGGCGTCAAAAAACGGATTTGAAGGTACCAACTTTAATGTGGTTTTGTTTCTTCTATCATTTTCTGTCAATTTCAGTTTAGTCTTAAGTTGGCACATGCCAACTTTTGTTGCATAGCTCCTTGTGtgttatttatattgaaaaaaactTAAGTGCTGATAGGTAACACAACATGGATGTTCTTCTgagtataaatagaattttaatttgCATAATTAAAAATTC comes from the Vigna radiata var. radiata cultivar VC1973A chromosome 2, Vradiata_ver6, whole genome shotgun sequence genome and includes:
- the LOC106777049 gene encoding RING-H2 finger protein ATL65, whose translation is MPPSQPPHWAPSPSPSASPSASPTPTPTPILNKSFLPPPSNTPAVDFSPPLIAMVVVVAAAFLVVTYSRLIARHLRPPIHRLLHRFRRRRFPPSSVGDLESLPYESPFDGPRVFSPYGLDETVIKTIPFSLYTAKYDARFEESRNDCAVCLLEFEDEDYVRTLPVCSHTFHVDCIDAWLRSHANCPLCRAGVLCADSPFTPMMAARIRPSLDDDTILHRISLDPLIDPPPPVAISSVPEITPCIDEQSPRRNQNHANVNSEDCFRDFLLKRSYSFGFERSVASERMVMEATTASPWRYRRGSNSFWSKRPSPFGSLGKPRVFSFRYYRGMKSPFFRRRGFFPLSESSVRYGGGGSSSRRSKSIASPMFLRSSGLAAAAFSSSRLRCGDPEALLSPERFNRR